The genomic DNA TGGCAAACTCTGCCGCCAACTCGGGTTTATCTTCGGTAGCCATTGCTATGGGAGCAAAGCCGCTTGCCCACGCATAATAGTTGGCTGACATAGCTTCGTAAAAGGCATCCAATTCATCCTGCTCAAAGCCACCGTAATATCCAACATCATTGAGATAACGGGGAGAAGCATCCAGAAAGATCAGATCGCTGAAGCAATCTGGCTCAACTAATGCTGCCAAGAGGCTAACCATACCGCTAACAGAATGACCGACCAAAATGCTTTTAGTTAGCTTTAACTCGGCACACAAATCGAGCAAATCCTCTGCGTAACTGTAGAGGCTGCTGTAGCGACGCGGACTGTAAGCAGAAAAATCTGATTTACCCGCGCCGACGTGATCGAAAAGTACGATGCGAAAATTGGGCGCAAATGTTTCTACCTGTTGTCGCCACGCGGTCTGATCCGAGCCAAAGCCGTGGGCAAAGACGATCGTCCGATCGCCGCTACCTAAAACGTTGACGTTATTGCGCTGCATTATGCTAGTAGTCTTCATAAGCTAGCAATCCTTTTTTTGTTTACTTACTCAACAACTTAACTTAAGAACAAATTAAGGCTATATCAACTACGATAAAACTTTGGCTAATACCTAGACTACGAGAATATACGGTATTTGACACCTGTCTGAAAATGAGGTATTAGCCAAATAATTTCTGTCTGCCATTCTCCAGCAAAAATTAAGATTTTCTATGGAATTAGTATCGCAGTATTCAGCCCTCTTGCCTGTGACATGAGGTAAAATTATGTTTGATGTGATATTTCAAAAAGCTACAAAAGTTTAAGAAAGCCTTCTGTTTGTGAGAGACTTGTTTATTCTCTCCCTCTCCCACTCTCCCCCTCTCCCCTTCTCATGTCCGAGTCTCCCATTACCGTTACCGTCAAACTCTTCGCTGCTTACCAAGAAGCCTATGGCGTTCCGGAGCTAGTATTAGAATTCCCAGTTGCCACACCGATCGCAGCTGTGCTGGAGCGTTTGATTGCCGAACATCCCGAACTCGCCCAATGGCGCGATTTGACGCGCTTTGGCATCAATCTGGAGTTTGTCGAACCCAATACCCTCCTACAAGATGGCGATGAGGTGGTGCTGATTCCACCTGTGAGTGGAGGTTAGAAAAGTCAAAAGTCAAAAGTCAAAAGTCAAAAGAAAAAAGTTAAAAAAAAAGGGTCTATAGCCTGGGACGTTGCTGTTGAGAATATCCAAAACTTAATTTTCTACATAAGTTATCAATTTCTAAAATATTGCCTTTTGTTTAAATTTATTGGAATTCAATCCCACCAGTAGGTAATCGCGATCGCATCGGGCTGTTGAAAGTCCTTGCCCGAATAGATACTCTTCCAGTCGAGTGTCTATCAGGAAAACTCTGGATGAGTTGTAGAAATATTTCATAACTTGTAGAGATATTTCATTATTTGTAGAAATGTTTCATGACTTGTAGAAACCTTCGATTTAAGGTATTCACAGCAAACCCGA from Aerosakkonema funiforme FACHB-1375 includes the following:
- a CDS encoding MoaD/ThiS family protein, with the translated sequence MSESPITVTVKLFAAYQEAYGVPELVLEFPVATPIAAVLERLIAEHPELAQWRDLTRFGINLEFVEPNTLLQDGDEVVLIPPVSGG
- a CDS encoding alpha/beta fold hydrolase encodes the protein MKTTSIMQRNNVNVLGSGDRTIVFAHGFGSDQTAWRQQVETFAPNFRIVLFDHVGAGKSDFSAYSPRRYSSLYSYAEDLLDLCAELKLTKSILVGHSVSGMVSLLAALVEPDCFSDLIFLDASPRYLNDVGYYGGFEQDELDAFYEAMSANYYAWASGFAPIAMATEDKPELAAEFARTLAATRPDIAQAVAKVIYQSDHRADLSRLKVPTVILQASDDIAVPPQVGEYMADKIPQSKLVRIDARGHLPHISAPEIVTSAIAQCLAA